One Chitinophagaceae bacterium C216 genomic window carries:
- the tilS gene encoding tRNA(Ile)-lysidine synthase: MQGLPERFLQYIYKENLFNKKNKLLLAVSGGVDSVVLCKLCHICGFNFGIAHCNFQLRGEESDRDEAFVKELAERLQRPFYSVRFDTKAFAAEHKYATQEAARILRYDWFEKVRAENDYDFIVTAHHADDNIETVLMNFFRGTGIRGVSGMKPRNGKILRPLLFAKRKDLEDFQQAEGLSFVQDNSNLSNDYTRNFFRNTILPLIAQKYPEVQDNLLDNIERFKEAEILYQHAIAQYRKKLLQQNGEDIYIPVLLLQKTPAVQTILLELLRPYDFKPAQLPDILGLLYSESGKYVLSSTHRILRDRKHLILSRLQEVSSSPVVIEQPGNYVFANGTLSVKHTDATAIPTDPKVACIDASAIQFPLLLRPWRTGDYFYPLGMPKKKKLSRFFIDNKLSMADKEKVWVVEMNKKIIWVVGYRIDDRFKIKKQTTSVLRLEWK; the protein is encoded by the coding sequence ATGCAGGGGCTGCCCGAACGATTTTTACAATACATATACAAAGAAAATCTTTTCAATAAAAAGAATAAACTATTGCTTGCAGTGAGTGGCGGCGTAGACTCGGTGGTGCTATGTAAGCTATGTCATATATGTGGTTTTAATTTTGGAATAGCCCACTGCAATTTTCAGCTAAGAGGAGAAGAGAGCGATAGAGATGAGGCTTTTGTAAAAGAACTGGCAGAACGGTTGCAACGTCCTTTTTACAGTGTGCGATTTGATACTAAAGCATTCGCCGCCGAACATAAATACGCAACACAAGAAGCTGCTAGGATACTACGTTACGATTGGTTTGAAAAGGTGAGAGCAGAAAATGATTATGATTTTATAGTAACTGCTCATCATGCAGATGATAATATCGAAACTGTGCTTATGAATTTCTTTCGGGGTACGGGTATCAGAGGTGTGAGCGGTATGAAGCCGAGAAATGGAAAAATTCTCCGTCCATTATTATTTGCTAAAAGAAAAGATCTTGAAGATTTTCAGCAAGCTGAGGGATTATCATTTGTACAAGATAACAGTAACCTGAGTAATGATTATACCCGAAATTTTTTCAGAAATACCATATTGCCGCTTATAGCTCAAAAGTATCCTGAGGTGCAGGATAATCTTTTAGATAACATTGAGCGTTTCAAAGAGGCTGAAATTCTTTATCAGCATGCAATAGCGCAGTATCGAAAAAAGCTGCTGCAACAAAACGGCGAGGATATATACATCCCCGTCCTTTTATTGCAGAAAACTCCGGCAGTACAAACAATTCTACTCGAACTATTGAGGCCTTATGATTTTAAGCCTGCCCAACTTCCCGATATTCTTGGGTTGCTATACAGCGAATCGGGCAAATACGTATTATCTTCCACACATCGCATTTTAAGGGATAGAAAACATCTGATTTTGTCCCGTCTGCAGGAAGTGTCCAGTTCTCCTGTAGTAATAGAACAGCCTGGCAATTATGTTTTTGCAAACGGTACACTCTCTGTTAAGCATACAGATGCTACAGCTATTCCTACAGATCCTAAAGTAGCTTGTATTGACGCCTCTGCCATTCAATTCCCACTCTTGTTGCGACCTTGGAGAACGGGAGATTATTTCTATCCATTGGGTATGCCCAAAAAGAAAAAGTTGTCGCGTTTTTTTATCGATAATAAACTTTCTATGGCCGATAAAGAGAAAGTATGGGTAGTGGAAATGAATAAGAAAATTATATGGGTGGTAGGCTATAGGATTGACGATCGCTTTAAGATAAAAAAACAAACTACTTCCGTATTAAGATTAGAATGGAAGTAG
- the etfB gene encoding Electron transfer flavoprotein subunit beta, which yields MKILVCISKTPDTTAKIAFTDNNTKFDTNGVQWIINPNDEYYALVRAIELKEADPSVTIHLIAVGAADTDAIIRKALALGGDEAIRVNTESGDSYVIASQIAQVAKEGNYDLIFTGKETIDYNGSSVGGMIAELLDLPYISLATKFELNGTTATVTREIEGGEEVCEVNLPLVVSCNKGMAEQRIPNMRGIMAARTKPLKVVEPIAVEALTSVTSFSVPPPKSGVKLVPADNVEELVRLLKEEAKVI from the coding sequence ATGAAAATCCTAGTATGCATCAGTAAAACACCGGATACCACAGCAAAAATAGCTTTCACCGATAATAACACGAAATTTGATACTAACGGTGTACAGTGGATCATCAATCCCAACGACGAATACTACGCTTTGGTGCGTGCGATAGAATTGAAAGAAGCGGATCCTTCCGTTACCATTCATCTAATTGCTGTAGGAGCTGCTGATACAGATGCCATCATACGTAAAGCATTGGCGCTGGGTGGGGATGAGGCTATTCGCGTAAATACTGAAAGCGGGGACAGCTACGTAATTGCTTCGCAAATAGCCCAGGTGGCTAAAGAAGGTAATTACGATCTCATTTTTACCGGAAAAGAAACCATCGATTATAATGGCAGCTCTGTAGGTGGCATGATTGCCGAACTATTAGATTTGCCCTATATCTCTCTGGCTACAAAATTTGAACTGAACGGCACCACCGCTACCGTAACCAGAGAAATTGAAGGTGGTGAAGAAGTGTGCGAGGTAAACCTACCCTTGGTAGTAAGCTGTAATAAAGGTATGGCCGAGCAACGCATTCCCAACATGAGAGGTATTATGGCGGCTCGTACCAAACCGCTAAAGGTTGTAGAACCCATTGCCGTAGAGGCGTTAACCTCGGTAACCTCATTCAGTGTACCGCCTCCCAAGTCAGGCGTTAAATTGGTTCCTGCCGACAATGTAGAAGAGCTGGTAAGACTTTTAAAAGAGGAGGCCAAAGTAATCTAA
- the etfA gene encoding Electron transfer flavoprotein subunit alpha, whose protein sequence is MSVLIFIDIAEDGSVKKSSLEALTYGAHVAQQLNVAAVGAVLAPTNADMAALGKYGIQKIYQVNHEALQQFDAQAYTKVLAQIVEQVQASVIVFSHNNNGKAIAPRLSARLKAGLVAGAVDLPDTANGFVVKKSVFSGKAFAAVSVTTPIKIISLNPNSYKTEIAEGSAEVVTFDATVDAPKVKVININKQTDEISLSEAEIVVSGGRGMKGPENWGILEDLAKELNAALACSRPVADAHWRPHHEHVGQTGGAIAPNLYIAVGISGAIQHLAGVNRSKVIVVINKDPEAPFFKAADYGIVGDLFEVVPKLTEAIRKSK, encoded by the coding sequence ATGTCAGTACTTATATTTATCGATATAGCCGAAGACGGCAGTGTAAAAAAGTCATCTCTAGAAGCACTCACTTACGGTGCACATGTAGCTCAACAATTGAACGTTGCTGCAGTAGGTGCCGTACTCGCCCCTACCAATGCTGATATGGCGGCGCTTGGTAAATACGGCATACAGAAAATTTATCAGGTAAACCATGAAGCATTACAACAGTTCGATGCCCAGGCATATACTAAAGTGCTGGCACAAATTGTAGAACAGGTGCAGGCTTCCGTTATCGTATTTTCTCATAATAACAACGGAAAAGCAATCGCACCCCGGCTCTCTGCAAGACTGAAAGCGGGATTGGTAGCGGGTGCCGTAGACTTGCCCGACACTGCAAACGGATTTGTAGTGAAGAAAAGTGTCTTCTCCGGTAAAGCTTTTGCAGCAGTAAGCGTAACCACGCCTATAAAAATCATTTCCCTTAATCCCAATTCTTATAAAACCGAAATCGCCGAGGGCTCGGCCGAAGTTGTGACCTTCGATGCCACAGTAGATGCACCCAAAGTAAAAGTCATCAATATCAATAAACAAACCGATGAAATATCACTTTCTGAGGCTGAGATTGTAGTAAGTGGCGGTCGTGGGATGAAAGGCCCCGAGAACTGGGGAATTCTGGAAGACTTAGCGAAAGAATTGAATGCGGCATTAGCCTGCAGCCGTCCCGTCGCTGATGCTCACTGGCGTCCACATCACGAACACGTAGGACAAACTGGTGGCGCCATTGCTCCTAATCTGTATATCGCTGTGGGTATTTCAGGTGCGATTCAACACTTGGCAGGCGTAAACCGCAGTAAGGTTATCGTAGTCATCAATAAGGATCCCGAAGCTCCTTTCTTCAAAGCGGCCGATTATGGTATCGTCGGAGATTTATTTGAAGTAGTTCCCAAATTAACCGAAGCCATCAGGAAATCCAAGTAG